CCTGTGCGGCAAACATACGTTTGTGGATTCTCGATTTCGAATTAATTGCAACCCATTCCCAGTCATCGCTTTCGATATACTGCGGATTACTAAAGGTGCCAGCCGCCGCCTTTAGTGGAATCAGAGGGACACAGGTTTTATATTTGTCTTGCTCACTTGGTGAAACTATCCGAAATGGAAGAGTCTTTTGTGTATCGTCATGTCGTGCTTTGATTTCTTCATAGACGCACTTCCGCAAGTATTCTTCAATCACCTGGTTGAAGTTGGGGTCGCCCATGAACTTGTTAAAAATATCTTCGTTTTGCTCCATTCGATCGATGAAAAGGGATTCAAGCTCTTTGCTGAAAACATACTTAAAGTTTTCTATTGTATTTGCGCGTGCTGCTTGCTGAAGGTTTTCATCCGCCAAGGCATCCTCTACAACTGAATCCAGAAACAACTGATCGGCAGGCTTGAAATCGGTGCCAAAGCGGTCATTGAGAACGTCGATCAGCTTTGATAATTGAACGAGTTCATCATGGATTTTCCCTGTGCCAACGGCAGAGGGACCTTTCAGTTCACCCTGAATTGACTTTTGCAATACAATGGAACCTTCACTGATTTTTTGAAGTCGGTAGTATTTGAGAGCAATCTCGTCATCAAAATCGTAGCGTGGGCCGCTTTCTCTCCTGGGTAGTTTTTTAAGCAAGAATCGTCCGAAGGTGTAGAGTTTTTCCAATTCTGAATCCTGATAGGGAATAATCTGGGAGAGAAAGGAATAGAGATTACGAAAGGCCTGTAATTTTCCCCTAAACAGTTCTTGTTCAGCTTCCTTTTCCTTTTTCCATTCTTCGTCATTCTTTACATCTCTTGTCTCGTCTTTCAGAGATTTAAAACGATCGACAACACGGTCCAGAATTGAATTGATTTTTGCGTGGTCTGTTACGGTGTGAGATGCTTTGGGCAGGTAATACGTTTGGCAGAATTCCTCGACATCTTCTGTATGATAAACACCATAACCATCCAGCTCAGACTGCAAGGTGTAGAGTTGCTGCGGATCGGCCTCCTCCCCAACGGTCGTGGTTTCATAGTAATCTTGAAAGGCACGGAGAATTTCAGATCGCTCATTGTAAAAATCGAGGATGAAGGTATCTTCCTTTCCGGGGAACGTTCTGTTGACACGTGAAAGGGTCTGGACAGCCTGTACACCGGCAAGCCGTTTATCAACATACATTGTATGGAGCAGGGGCTGATCAAACCCTGTTTGAAATTTGTCAGCAGCAATCAAGACCTGATAGTCATCGGTTTCAAACCGTTCGGGTATCTTCTTTCCCGCAATACTCTCCCCGTCTTTGCTTCGATTCATTCCCCCTTCTGTGTACGTCATACTGGTGTCAATGTCGTCAATGACTGTTCCCGAAAAGGCAACCAGTGTCTGCACATCATCGTATTTCTTTTCTCGTATATATTTATCAAAGGCCTGCTTGTATCGGACCGCATGCAACCTTGAGCCACTCACCACCATCGCCTTCGCCTTGCCGCCAATTTTATGCTTTGTGTGGTTGCGAAAATGCTCCACCATGATTTCTGTTTTTTGGGCAATGTTGTGAGGGTGCAGTGACATGTACCGCGCCAGTTCCTTGGCCGCCTTTTTCTTTTTAACCTCTGGATCGCCTTCTGCCGATTTGATAAGCCCAAAATAGGCCTTGTAGGTTGTATAGTGCTTGAGGACATCGTGGATAAAACCCTCTTCAATCGCCTGTCGCATGCTGTAAAGATGAAAAGGAACCGGTTTCCCTTCCGGTCCGGGCGTTCCAAAAACCTCCAGCGTTTTGTGTTTGGGTGTGGCGGTAAAGGCAAAGAAACTGATGTTGGGCTGCTTGCCCCGTTTTGCCATCGTTTTTAAGATTTCTTCTTCCACATCATCGACATCGTTTTCTTCTTTTTGTTTTTGGATTTCTTTTTCTATTTCTTCTCGTGACAGGACGGCTTTGAGTTCTGTGGCTGTCTCCCCAGACTGTGAGCTGTGGGCTTCGTCAATAATCACGGCATATTTCTTACCAGGGAGAATCGTTGCCTCATTTGAAATGGTTTTGCCCACTGATTTGGCCTCCTCCTCGGCCTGCTTGCGAACCTGCTCCGTCACAAACGGGAACTTTTGAAGGGTTGTAATAATGATGGGGATCCCTGAACGGAGAGCGCTGGCCAGTTGCGCCGTATTTTGATCTATTTTTTGTACGACCCCATGTTTATGCTCAAACTGGTAGATGGTCTCCTGTAATTGCTGATCGAGAACAACACGGTCGGTGATCACGACTACCGAATCGAAAATCTTTTCATCAGCCTCGTTATGCAAAAAAGCAAGCCGATGGGCCAGCCAGCCAATGGAATTGGATTTACCGCTACCTGCGGAATGTTGAATCAGATAATTATGCCCCGTGCCTTTGCTACGTGCATCCACTTCAAGGCCGCGCACACAACCTAGCTGATGATAACGCGGGAAAATCATCGTCTCTTTTTTTACGGTCTTTCCTGAAAACTTCTTCTCTTTGATTTCGAGGTGTAAAAAGCGCGCCAGGATATCGAGCAGGGAATCTCTTTGCCAGACTTCTTCCCAAAGATAGCTTGTCCTGTAGCCATTTTGATTTTCCGGATTGCCAGCCCCGTGATGGTCACCCAGATTAAAGGGGAGAAAATAGGTTTCCTTATCCTTGAGCATGGTTGTCATGAAAACAAGATCAGGATCGACGGCAAAATGGACGAGAGCCCTTTTCTTGAATTGAAAAATCAGCTCACGTGGGTCGCGATCCCTCTTGTATTGATGGATGGCGTGGTTCACCGTTTGCCCCGAGAGCGGATTTTTCAACTCGGCAGTAACAATTGGAATTCCGTTTAAAGAAAGCACAAGATCAATCGAGTTTTCGTTTTTGGTGCTGTATTTCAACTGCCTTGTTACGGTGAGGCGATTGCTTTTGTAGAGTTTGATTGTTTCCGGATTCAGGCGGTGAGAAGGCTTGAAATAGGCAACCTCGATCTGCTTGCCGTAACACTTAAAGCCGTGGCGCAAGACATCCAGAGATCCGCGTGCGGCTAGACTCTTGCACAAATCTGACAGCACAATATCTTTCGTGTTTGTTCCGTGCAATTTTTCAAGGGCCTGCCATGTTTTTTCCTGGGTTTCCTGAATGAACGGAATGAGGATAGTCGGGTCAAGCGCCATCTCGCGATCAAAGTTTTCGGGCAATGCTTTATTATAACCACTTTTCAATAGATGGTCTTCAATGGCCGCTTCAAAGGCAATTTCACGATGATTTATTGGCATAAAAATCCTATCATAACAATAATCATATTAAAATCAGCATGTTAGTACTTGTATCTGTTTATGTTTAAACAAAGCCGTATCTTATTTAACGATATTATAACATCGTTAAATAAGAAAAAGTTTAAAGTAACGATCAAACACAAAAACTCGATTTCGCTCATAACCTGTTATTTCTCTTAGTATTTTTAGCTCATTAAATTTGGTTACCAGTTTATTGATCGTAGGTCTGGTTAATCCTGTTGCGTTGGCCGCTTCAAGCGTTGTGAAAACCGGCTTTCTGTAGAGAAATTTTAAAAACTCATGGGCGCTTGGAGCCAATCTGTTCAACGATAAAATCTCCCTTTCAACCTCATTTCTCACAATAAGAATTTGTCCAAAGGTATCACGCCCCTTGGTTGCCGTTTTAGCAACGCCGTTTAGAAAAAATTTTATCCAATGAATGATGTCATTCGATGTTCGCACGCGCATCAGGGCATCGTAATAACTGGCGCGGTTCTTTTCGAAAAAATCAGACAAATAAAGTGACGGTTTTGATAGCAGCCCCATACTGACCAGATATAAGGTAATGAGCAATCGCCCGATTCTTCCATTGCCATCCAAAAATGGGTGGATGGTTTCAAACTGATAGTGACTGATGGCGATTCGTACCAAATGAGGCACGGTAATTTGATCATTGTGCCAGAATTTTTCCAGATCGCTCATCAATTCCTGAACCGTGTCATGATGCGCGGGAATAAACGTGGCGTCACTCAAACTTGAGCCCCCAATCCAGTTCTGGCTTGTTCTGAATTCACCCGGTTGTTTATGTGCACCGCGCACCCCCTGTAAAAGAATACCGTGTGTTTCACGCAACAATCTGTTGGACAGGGGAAGTCTGGTTAATTCGTCTATTGCCGTGTTGATTGCCTGAATGTAGTTTTTATTTTCCCTCCAATCATCGCGCTTTTCGGGCTTGATCTGTTCCTCCGGCATCAGGGCTTCATCCATTTCGGTCTGTGTTCCTTCGATTTTACTCGACTGGTTGGCTTCTTTTAATATGTGCATCTGAATAAAAAGATCCACATCGGGGACAATCAAAGAAAAGGCATTGAGCTCGCCCAATGCCTTTGTTGCCTGTTCTAATAAGAGATTGATCGTCGGTTCTTCCCACGTCCACTCCTGATTGACCGGGATCGGCTGAAAACTTTTGTACTGGTATTGCTGTTGCCATGTTCCGGCATTGAAGTTTTCAAATTTCATTTGGCACATCCTTTCTCAATCCGCGCACATCGATCTTGCCGGTCACAGCGGCGGAGATGAGGGCGGTGCGGTATTCTTTGAGTTTGTCGATGGCGGTGCGGACTTTTTCGATTAAGGCGTCGATTTGGGCGGTTTTTTTATCGAGGAAGTTTGAGATGGATTGTTGTTCTGAGATTGCAGGACAGGGCAAAAATATTTGTTTTTGATTATCGGCATTTAAAATTTGTACCACATTTTTATTAGACAGGCGATTGTGTTCACTTTCTGAAGATTTTAATGCATAAAATCCAAACTTTGGTTGAATCTTATCGTTAAAAATAACAGCATTTATTTGCTGATTTGTAGTAAGGGCTTTCCCTGCCAGTCCAAGCTTCCCAACAGTACCAATACAACAGACCAAAGATGACAGTTCAGGTACAAGTCTGGCCACCTGCGCACCTGTATCAGTGAGGTATTCCTTTGATTCAATTATGTATTCATTTTTTTCTAAGTCATCTGGTTTTATCCATGGAGTTCCATTAATATCATAGTATTCTTCGATAGACTTCGGTGGTGTACTGCCTGTTTGAATACGAGATAAAAATTTTAACCTTTGCGCATCCCACCCCTCCGGCACTTCCCCCAACCACTCCACGCCGGAGTCTTTCATTTTTACATTGGGGTCCAGTCCCTTTGTCACGGCGTGGCTGATGAGTGCTGTGCGTTTTTCCTTGAGGAGTTCAATGAGGCGTTGCTTCTTTTCCATGAGCGCGTCGATTTGGGCGGTTTTTTTATCGAGGAAGTTTGCGATGGTTTGTTGGTCGGAAGTGGGAGGAACTACAGAATAAAGATTACCGATCAATTCCCAGCTGGCTCTTGGCATCTTCACGCCATATGTTAATGAATTTACGACATTGATGAAATTGTGGCTCAGAAAC
This portion of the Deltaproteobacteria bacterium CG11_big_fil_rev_8_21_14_0_20_49_13 genome encodes:
- a CDS encoding type I restriction endonuclease subunit R; translation: MPINHREIAFEAAIEDHLLKSGYNKALPENFDREMALDPTILIPFIQETQEKTWQALEKLHGTNTKDIVLSDLCKSLAARGSLDVLRHGFKCYGKQIEVAYFKPSHRLNPETIKLYKSNRLTVTRQLKYSTKNENSIDLVLSLNGIPIVTAELKNPLSGQTVNHAIHQYKRDRDPRELIFQFKKRALVHFAVDPDLVFMTTMLKDKETYFLPFNLGDHHGAGNPENQNGYRTSYLWEEVWQRDSLLDILARFLHLEIKEKKFSGKTVKKETMIFPRYHQLGCVRGLEVDARSKGTGHNYLIQHSAGSGKSNSIGWLAHRLAFLHNEADEKIFDSVVVITDRVVLDQQLQETIYQFEHKHGVVQKIDQNTAQLASALRSGIPIIITTLQKFPFVTEQVRKQAEEEAKSVGKTISNEATILPGKKYAVIIDEAHSSQSGETATELKAVLSREEIEKEIQKQKEENDVDDVEEEILKTMAKRGKQPNISFFAFTATPKHKTLEVFGTPGPEGKPVPFHLYSMRQAIEEGFIHDVLKHYTTYKAYFGLIKSAEGDPEVKKKKAAKELARYMSLHPHNIAQKTEIMVEHFRNHTKHKIGGKAKAMVVSGSRLHAVRYKQAFDKYIREKKYDDVQTLVAFSGTVIDDIDTSMTYTEGGMNRSKDGESIAGKKIPERFETDDYQVLIAADKFQTGFDQPLLHTMYVDKRLAGVQAVQTLSRVNRTFPGKEDTFILDFYNERSEILRAFQDYYETTTVGEEADPQQLYTLQSELDGYGVYHTEDVEEFCQTYYLPKASHTVTDHAKINSILDRVVDRFKSLKDETRDVKNDEEWKKEKEAEQELFRGKLQAFRNLYSFLSQIIPYQDSELEKLYTFGRFLLKKLPRRESGPRYDFDDEIALKYYRLQKISEGSIVLQKSIQGELKGPSAVGTGKIHDELVQLSKLIDVLNDRFGTDFKPADQLFLDSVVEDALADENLQQAARANTIENFKYVFSKELESLFIDRMEQNEDIFNKFMGDPNFNQVIEEYLRKCVYEEIKARHDDTQKTLPFRIVSPSEQDKYKTCVPLIPLKAAAGTFSNPQYIESDDWEWVAINSKSRIHKRMFAAQVVGKSMEPAIPDGSYCLFSSPVEGTRQGKTVLVQLRDTTDPETGERYTIKRYESEKEQNGDEWHHTKITLKPINPDFQPIVIMDAKEGELQIIAERVEVLKP
- a CDS encoding cell filamentation protein Fic: MKFENFNAGTWQQQYQYKSFQPIPVNQEWTWEEPTINLLLEQATKALGELNAFSLIVPDVDLFIQMHILKEANQSSKIEGTQTEMDEALMPEEQIKPEKRDDWRENKNYIQAINTAIDELTRLPLSNRLLRETHGILLQGVRGAHKQPGEFRTSQNWIGGSSLSDATFIPAHHDTVQELMSDLEKFWHNDQITVPHLVRIAISHYQFETIHPFLDGNGRIGRLLITLYLVSMGLLSKPSLYLSDFFEKNRASYYDALMRVRTSNDIIHWIKFFLNGVAKTATKGRDTFGQILIVRNEVEREILSLNRLAPSAHEFLKFLYRKPVFTTLEAANATGLTRPTINKLVTKFNELKILREITGYERNRVFVFDRYFKLFLI
- a CDS encoding type I restriction endonuclease subunit S, whose product is MSEVARNLENLPIPKTKAKHKPYPAYRDSGIEWLGSVPEEWEVKRFKFAVQISKNKGDGNDLDMPYLGLENIESWTGKLIELETKIEPESNVNIFDRNEVLFGKLRPYLAKVYLAEQPGICSTELLVVRENQIIAHFLKYLFLSHNFINVVNSLTYGVKMPRASWELIGNLYSVVPPTSDQQTIANFLDKKTAQIDALMEKKQRLIELLKEKRTALISHAVTKGLDPNVKMKDSGVEWLGEVPEGWDAQRLKFLSRIQTGSTPPKSIEEYYDINGTPWIKPDDLEKNEYIIESKEYLTDTGAQVARLVPELSSLVCCIGTVGKLGLAGKALTTNQQINAVIFNDKIQPKFGFYALKSSESEHNRLSNKNVVQILNADNQKQIFLPCPAISEQQSISNFLDKKTAQIDALIEKVRTAIDKLKEYRTALISAAVTGKIDVRGLRKDVPNEI